A region of the Primulina eburnea isolate SZY01 chromosome 7, ASM2296580v1, whole genome shotgun sequence genome:
CGGTCTTTATAGGAGTGCattttctaatatttgtttGTCATGGTCGCATGGTTTGTTGTTGAACATAATGGGGTTGGATGGGTGGGCGGATGGAAAAATATATGGTCCTAGCTAATCTTGTTTTCTTTCTCTGACTGAGAATGCTATGTGCATGTTTATGCATTCTCATGTGTACAAATGCAAGATGTATTCATTGCAATTAACAGCTATACACTATTTGAAAGTTCATTTGAGTAAACATTAGATCCGTGTTTCTTCATCATCATATGCACACCCTGTAAATGCATATGTTTATGCAGTTTATGGCTGTCAACAACATTGTGCATTTGACTGATGAAGTTGCTCATTTTAACATTTGCAGGATGTGTACTTTGACGACGAATCTGCTGAAGTTGTCATTTCTTCACTTCGTTTGGGGAATGACCGGGAAAGGTAAATGAATAAACTTGATTTGGGTTGATATCATTTATACCTGTGAAATGATGAAAATACACTCTTTGTGTTGCTTGGTGcttgttaattttatttttttggattGCTTCCAGCCTCACAAAAAAATAGTGTCAATGGGTATGCTATCTCGTGGTAGATGAAGTTTGTTTGTGACAAATGCTATGTTGTAAACACAAAATTGTTTAACCATGTGCAGTATTCTTCAAGATAAAAAGAAATTTAACTTAATTGAGATTTCCTGGATACAGAATATTTTTTTAGGTGTAATTTATGGAACAttcttaaattatatatatttatgtttctgataaaaaaaataGCAATCATGATATATTGCTACAATCAGCATCAGAGCTGGCAGAAGGATTGATTGCATAAACGCAATTGGTCTTTTATGTGAATTCTCTTCTTGTGGCCTGTTATTTTATTCAATGTTCTCGAACGGCATGAAGTCCCTTTTAGCTTATTATAATATCTTAGTTTCCATTTTTATCTTGTGGTTATGGCTTGACTTTTGCTGTCTTTATAGTGGATCTATTTTCACAAACTCCAATTGGTTTGCATTTGAGGACAAAAGAATAGATAATGATTATTCAACCAGTTCAATTGCTTCCACATCTCCCAATATTGAGGGGCATGAGGTTGTAAACGTGAGAGCTGATGATGATGTCATGGTCGAGGAAGACAAGGATTTAACTGACATGGTGACTTCTGAACCTCCTGAAATAAAGCCAACTCTGGATGAGTCCGACTTGAAAGAAACCACATCTATTGGGTTTAACAGTATACATGAGCGGGCTGAGTGGAGGGGAAGTTCTGATTCGGTTGATTCGCTGCAACCCACGAAATCTGCTGATACATCTGGCTTAATTCAATGCTCATTCCCAAATGGTGAGCTTCAAGTGGAATTACAAGCTCAATCTGCCAATGATAGAGCGGATGAAAAGGATGTTTCACAGTCTTCTGTTGATGGGCTGGTACATATTTGTAAAACTGATGGTGGAGGATCACCTGATTCAAAGAACATCGACTCTGATGCTAACTCTTCACAATCTGGAGTAATTGCTGAAGGGCACAAACCTTCAGAAAAGTAGATTCTCATGCTGGAACATGAGACTCTTCTCAACATGTAGAATGTGGAGATTAGAATTGATTCATGAGAATAGGTGGTAGATATTTACAGCGAGCTAAGAATATGTTCCTTTTGGCCTTAGGTGGCTGCTGCCTATCGATTCACTCGTAACCTAACCTTTTAGCATCGACACTGCTAGCTAGGTAAACCCAGACTTGCTGCTGAAACGTTCAATGTTTTACAGAAATTTGTTCACACCTTGTAATTCCAAGAGGTAATTTGTTCAAATGCTTTTTTTCATTCGGTGACCACCAATCTATGTTTATGGCACACTGCTATTGAGTATTGAAAGAATTCTGACTGTAAATAAAGGACTGCTAAACAATGTATTTGATATGTTGACACAAGTCCATAGAATCAATGTGATGATAATACCTACTGTATATAATTCATCTACAAAAAATTCTCTAAATGACTCAAATATTTGAAAACGAAGATTTTGAAGGCTTGCTGACatctttaaaagaaattttactaGTTACATCTCATTTGCAAAATTTATGTTCCTTAGAAGTTAGAACACTAGGAGGAAATATTTCCCACGGCAAACAAATACAGAATGCTTCATTTTGGCAACTTTATCAGTGGATGGGTTCATCGGAGATGATGGTAGAATCCGCCTCCCATTTACGactcttcttctttctttctccCATGTTTAGACCTTCTTGGAGCCTCATCTTCGCTGCTGCTTTCATCATTCCTGTAGTTTCCAGCACTGAAATGATCATCTTGTTGAGTTTTACCACTCTGCTGATGTCGCCCTTCATCTTCTGGTCCACCGCCGGAGCCTACCATCTCTGGACCTTTAACTTGATCTGAATTCTCACTCCTATAACTAGTTGGTGCCCTCATATCTCTGTTAACCCGATAAGAATTTTGGGGAAGTTGTGATTGAGGTGGTGGATAAAAAGAAGGCATACCAACTGTCCTACCGGCTCTAGTCATGGTAGCAGCTCCAATACCCATGAAAGGAGCCCTTGGACCCATAACCATCCCAAATCCACCTGAAGGTCGACCAGGGAACATCATACCAGGGGCAGGACCTACAAAATCACCAGAGAACCTAGGACCATATGGTCCAAACCCGCGTGGAGCAGCCATACCAAAAATGTCAGGCACAGGAAAACCATCAGGATTCATAGCTCGATACGAAAATCCATCGCCCCCCAACATGTTAGGAGGAAAACCTCGAACACTTGCAAAAGGCCGAGCTCCACGTGCAAGAGGGATTTGAGGAGGCCACATCATTCCTCTACTCCTTCCCCTGCCTTGAACTCCAAAGGCCTGTCCAGGGCTTTCATCTTCTTCTTCACTTTCTTCCTCCTCCTCTTCCTCATTATCTTCAAAGGGCACAATATCCGAGTTTTCATTCCCATTTTCAAGGTTTACTCCCTTTGCCATCTCCTCCTCTCGTTTTGATTCTGCTGCAAGTGAGACAGCCTGGGAAAATAAATTTCAGTCAAGGGTACATAATTTATAATACAAAAATTATACAATTGCACTGCTCATGAAATCATGTTGCTTTCTCAAAACACATGCAAATCAGAACAAGGTGGTTGTGCATCAGCATAGTTTCCAACAACTGCAACATTCTCGTAAAACAAGTAATAGATGGAATACATTAACAGGAAAGCATCAGCTGCAAAATTTCCAACCGAGTACTAATTATTTACACTAAAAAGGCATTTGTAATATTTATAGAGGTAATAGCTTTGATACAATGATACACTATTGTAAATGGACATGGTCAATACAAAAAGccaaataatttaatataagaTATTTGACTTAAATATACTCGAATTATTGATATGTTCATTGGCCCAATTAgtaagatattatatttaaatgatgaAGCCAGTGACTGAGGAAGGATAGGAATCATAAATCGTCTGCAGATTGATCCTAAAAAGTGTAGTAATGattctttaaatattttaaatcaaaattttaaggattaaaaATACCATAAGATCACTATCTGGCTCTAGGTAGAGCAAGGATGCCAACTGCTCACCAATAGAAGGCTCCAGTTCTTGGCAATCTCTACTTATCTGCGTTGAAATAACAAAGCGCAATGTTCAAAATCATTCTGTAAATCTACAGAGCATGCTAAGTTGCTCACATTTAGGAATTTGAAGGGCAGCTGCAcaatattaaatattcaaaatgaggtaGGAAATAATATATGATAACATACCACAAACCATCTAAAATAACTGAAAATTGATCGTGATTGTGTGCATGTGCACTCGTGACTAGGACTAAGATAAACATGGGAACAACAAACTTAGGAAAGATTTTAGAAAACAGTCTTGGCTTCACCTGCCCCTTTCATCACATAGCCTTCCACAAGTCCACAATAAGCTAATAAATTAAAGTGTTATCCAATTTATAAATCAATCTGATTTAGGAATAAGTTGTGTTCCAAGCACCAATATAATCAAAACATTGACAAGCTTCTTGACCAATTTCAGAAGTTTTCAAGATTTAATAACAAGAATTAATACCTTAGGAATTAATCCAGAGATATATTGAACTGATAATCTTGAAATTCTATCTTTTTATCTCTCACATCACAGGATCCCCTATTAACAAGAATTAATCCCTTTGCACTATTCGAAAACTGCAATGCAGCAAAATTAAAGGGATCAAAGAGTTTTATCAACCCCTTGAAACAATAAGGTACCTTGGAGGTTATAAACCTATATCCCTAATCAAATGgttgaaaataagaaaaatgtATATTTCAAAAGTTCAAGTTATATTAATGAATAAGCAAGACAGAAGAATGTAAAGTAAGTACCTTCACAGGTAAGTTCTCATTGTACGGGTTTCTCAAATGGCGAGTTTTGTTGAAGGATAGTTCACAGAGCTGCAAGCAACATGGTATGGTTTGTTCTTGCTTAAAAAATTGCTAAtataaatacattttataattcATCACATAGTAAAAAATAGTTGGCCTGAATGTGCATACACAAAAAAGGGCTCCATGGACTTGCAAACACGAACATAATAATAAGGTGGTACCGTAATCATTATAGCAGAGTAGAATTCCTCACTAACTTTACTTGCTGCATTTTAGGATAAGAACGCGACGTAATGAAGTATACTGCTCAGAAATGCCAGGGCACAgaaaaaatcgtaaaatatgaAGAATCTGTtaacatcaaatattactctttaAAAAATGTAAACATAAAATTTGGCCTCTAATGGCATTAAATAGAAACTAGAAATTGGTCATAATAAGCTAGAGACATCAGTTTAGATGTAAGCCTCAGAAACAATTTGATGAAAATGAATGAATCATCAAACCGAGGAAATTTATATCACAGGTCACTGAAGCTACTTGACCAGACAAATGCTGTGCTTCAGAATGGTGCTGATAAGAGTCAAACAGCAGcaatctcattcattcattcattcagaaaaatagaTTGGATACTAATGATCCCTTGGAAAATGAGAACATATTGAAGTCCATTACTGAAAATTCATGACTAGTGTAtgcttttttatattaaaacaaACAAGCTTAGGCTCATTCCATTATTTTAACAGTGGCACTAATGATCCCTTGGAAAATGAGAACATATTGAAGTTCAAATAAATTGCCAAAAAAGAAGGACCTTTAAccatttgagagaaaaattccgTCCATAATGAGCAGCTGTTCCGTGTGCATGCTTCCAGTTTCCTCCACTTACAGAGCCACCAATTCTGGATGTCATCTTTGCACAGCCCTAGTAAACCACAATATATCTACtataaaaataaattggtgCCACTGTTAAAATAATGGAATGAGCCTAAGCTTGTttgttttaatataaaaaaacataCACTAGTCATGAATTTTCAGTAACATGCAAAACCCACCTGAAAATGTCTAGTCTTATTGACTGAAAAAATCAAAATGACATTCTCAACAGAGTCAAAAGCTTCATTAAGTTTAGCCTCATTGCTTCGTTGAGTTGCCCATACACCTTGGTGAGCAGAGAGTTCCAGATTCTCAACATTGCAACTTTTGACCACGAAGTACCTATAATAACCATATGAGCATGGAGAGTTTAGAAGTCATAATGCCTGAACTAAATAAACCTATCTTGAGTGGTTTGATGGCTGGGAGATTAAGGGACAGAGAAGAGATAGGTTCTGATTAAAAACCTCTACAAGGATATTTACCTAATATAAAGATCATTACATGATGCTGTCTGTATAGAACTTATGATTGAAAACAGTCATTCATTTCTTCCAGTGGTACATTTGAAAAACTTCACATGGGACATCCCCGTATCTGATTTCCTACATTAGTGAAACTACAGGCATCACAGAAAAATATGGTTTCCCAACCTTTTCCTCCATCTTCCCAAAGATACATAGTAATTTACAATAACAATCTATATGTgtgatcacaggcagctgaaaTCTTTTTCCTATTGAGCTTGAAAACTTATGAGTCTTTCAATGAGAATTATCCTGTTGATTTCTAGCCATTAAGGATTCAATGAGTGATATAACATTATTATCCTGGCATAATTTTAAGTTTCAATGCAAGCCATCCacatataaattcaaatattctaCTCACCTAGACACCTATAATTATTCATAAATATGCACAGACTAAGCCTAAGGCTATAAAATATTGTCGAGCATATACACAATTCAATACAAAATCATTTTGGAATAAGAAAGTATCAGCTATCATATACAAGAAATTATTTCCCATCAAATACATCTCTAGTTCAAGAGAGCGCTCAATTTGTCTACCGATAAATGAGAAGAGGACCTTAGAAAGTCTTCTATTATTATCTTTTTATCTTTGTTCCATTGCTATTATCAGCATCTTGCTTTCTACAAATTTTCGCAGAATCGAAGCTAATGAATAGAAGAAATCCAACCACTACatgatttagaaaaaaaaaattggatagaaattttatataaataaataagtaaTAAAATAGGAAAAGAAAGTTCTCAGAAAAACAGATTGAAAAATAAGCTACTTCAATCTTTCATTCTCTTCTCCGACCAGGTAATTCGGGTGGCTAAAATAACAGATATATGGTCTTAGAGAGCTTCTTTCCTCTACTGTCAGAGTAATGTACCAGGATACTTGCTTTCCAAGAAATTCAAAGCAATTCTACCAAAAATTGCAGTAACCACAAGACAGAGTAGCTATTTTTATTGATCAAAGCATTTCATGGGCTTAAGAACATTAACACCGGTTAGTGAATCAATTTAATTCTCTTTAGAGTGTACAAAAACAAAGATCAGCCAAAAAACAAAGATAACAAAAACTGAGAAATACATCGACCAGAGAGTAATACGAAGAAATTGAGTATGAGAAAGCAGTTAAGGTCTATGACAATGGTCTTAAGAAAGTAATTACAGCTGAGGTAGTAAAGATCTCTTAAACTAACAACCACATATAAATACATGAACTGTTTTGTAACCTAAATGAAGACCTTGTTCTGAACAGACCTAGATGTTCCTTGGGGCAGAGGTGTAGCAGTCCTATTAGCTTGATTTTGCTGGCCATTGGGAATATTCTGTAGTTGAGCTTGTCCACCCAGTTGCTGAAGCTGTTGTCCTAGCTGTGGTTGTTGATGCACACTACCATCCTCTGTGGTGTTAATTTTTTCCAACTGATTTGTATCATTGGGTCCTTGTTGAAAATGAGGTTTATCTGTTGGCTGAGTATAATTAGTATTACGGTTTTGAAAAAATTTGTTAGAGTTTCCGTAGTTGTAAGAAGCCAATTGCTGGATCTTCTGGAGAACTTCTTCCACAGGAGGCGGAGGTCCAGGCAGCTTTGCATGCCTGTACCTACAATCTGGGCCATTTGGACAAAATCCCAATTTAAACCTGTCAAATGTCATAGCCAGTCAGAAAAAAAACCATGAAGTGGTGACTATGCAAACCATGAAAAGGAAGAATCAAAGATGTTACTTTTTCTTTCCCAATACATCGTAGTAATATATTTGCTTAACAGCAGATGATAAGGATCTAGAAACaatacaacaaaaaaaaatatatcgaCATTGTTTGTGAAAATTCTACCAGGATCCCCCGAAAACAAAAGGCGTTAGCACAGCAGGGATTCTCATGTTCATTGTAATATGGTATGGTACATAGTAAATCAAAATCAATTTTAAAAGTGATAGAGACATACACGCAACGTTTACAGCGGTAGCATTTAAATTGCAAGAGAGATACAATTTTTACTAGACCAAACAGGGGAGAGgagaaaaaaacaaacaaaaaattgACGAGGATGAATCACCAAGACAGAGCCAATGACATACATATTGCATTCCTTGATATCCTCATTCGTGTGCTTATATACGCAATCCTGCTCTCGGCACTCTCCGTACAGACGAAAGAACCGGCAAACGGGCATCCGCGACTTATCGTACTGATGAAGGAACCCACAAGCATCACCTTTCATGCACAACGACCGCAACCAGTGGCGACACACCGTCTGCCGGAAGCTACGTCTTCCACCGCCAATTCCTTCCGCCGCCGGCACGGGTGCGTTGGAAGGGTTATTGGCATTGAGGGCGGCGGAACCCGCTTCGGGGTCCGGCAATGATTGGATCACGGGTACGGATGCAGTCGGGTGTGTGGGCCCCGGGTCCAACCCGCCCTCGAAGTCAAAGCTTAAACCCCCTTCGGCATCATCCATTTCtatgtaagtgtgtgtgtgtgtgaagacTGTACGTGGACCGGAGGATCTCGATTTCTGTCGAGCTGGGTTTTGGAGTGCCGAACGATGTCACGTTGTGCTTCACTTGTTGTACTTGTTAGgctttaaaataatgaaaaattaaTCAGAACACATGTAAATTCAttataaattacatttgaaattattttgtatttttttcaaagatatatttagaataattttatcattttataaattcatttaataattCAATTCATAACTCTAATTTGTATATGTAGCATGAGACTATAAAAAATtttagagtaggtcttttgtgataTATCTCacgattatatatttataaaatgtaaTATGATATTacagtaggtcttttgtgataTGTCTTACGAGTATATATATTCATGAGATAAGTCGACATAATTCATATATAACATGGAATTTTGGTTTTTATCCGAAAACTTagatttttaattttgttttgatctgaaattactaaattcacttactattatttatttgatgTTGATGTTCTCCTCTTTTttcaaacaacaaaaataatatttaaattacatACATTAAAATGGACcaaaacaaaaatgaagaaaaataacACACATTTTCTTGAAGTATCAATGCTTATCCCTCCCCTTTTTTTGTGGCTCAAACTGTGTGGTAGCTGTTGTTCGAGCATGTATGTTAATTTGTGGGTGTATTTCATATACAATTATCGAATGAAATGTCATTCATCCACTTACAGTTCATCGGTAGAGTAGATGCTACTTTTGGGCAGTGCTTTCACAGGATCTCAGCCATTGATTTTACATGGCGATTAAATCTGGGTCTTTGATCACTTAATGGAGTGTGTGTGTTTAAATCTGGACCTTTGATCACCTCATGGGACAGTGCCTCACAAGGTAAGGTGAAATAAACCCAGTTCATCGTGTGCGTCGATTCTGCAACACAAACGTACCTTTACAAGGAAAGGAAACATCAGAATACTATACACGTAAAAGATCGATGCTTTAGTAACCAGTTGGTGTCATAGTAGCTGTTGAATTTTCTCCGGCTTCGATTTTCTTGTAAGGGGCATCCTCTATCTTCGTCGCTTGGGAGGCCATAGCCGTGTCGTAAGAGGCGTGAAGTCCGAACAGGAAATAGTAAAGCAGTAGAAATCCAGTCCACGCTGCGAATCTCATGAAGGAATCCTTTTGAAGAGATCCAAGAAGAAAGATATTAATAGCTATTGACGCAGATGGTAACCAAGGCACCAATGGGACACCCCAATGCTTTGGAGTACATGCTTGAGGGACGAACAACCACATTCCTGCGGTGGAAATAATCCGTATCGGTACCGTAATGCAGTAGGCGATCCAGCCCTTCTCACTTACACCCCAGTAAAGAGCAGTGGCGATTGAGGATCCAAGGATGAGTAAAATGAAGAATATTagtgtttgcacaatatttggtatttgcgggcgtgccaggtgcgaaagtgcaccgatttgtgtaaaaacgataaaaatctaacttctaaaatcAAACGACagtgaattctaaatttgaccgtcggttctaatctcctaaaacaaaTGCAACGCCAAAACTAAGAAAATTATTGGAATTTGAAGAAAATAAATCCCtgacattgtttatattttcaataaaccgtaggaatttacaagacgtaaaaatataacaaatagAATTGCTGAAACATGAAACGAGAAGATGTAAATTGCTAGAAATATGCTGGAATGATTAACGACTAAAGCTTGAAGATTGCAATTTTGCAGAGAGTATTTTGCAGAATTTTGTGCGTAGTTGAGttgtttgtgttttttttttgccGATTCCTCCATTTTCTTTACTGTGCGGTGCGGTGCGGTTCCTTCCAATCTCCCATGACTCACGATCTTTTCCCATTTTCTCCAACGATCTCCTCCTCTCTCCACGATCTCTTGGACGTTATCTGCTTATTTAAATACACTAATGAGCTTCTTCTTTTTCTCTATCAATTTAAATTTTTGGGCTTAGACAATTAGTTGGGCTCAATTTAATTTTTGGTGCAAACAAATGCCCCCCGCAAGCATTGGCCCATCGGGCCAAAATGCTTGTGTATGAGCCCAATTTT
Encoded here:
- the LOC140836696 gene encoding LOW QUALITY PROTEIN: 30-kDa cleavage and polyadenylation specificity factor 30-like (The sequence of the model RefSeq protein was modified relative to this genomic sequence to represent the inferred CDS: deleted 1 base in 1 codon), translated to MDDAEGGLSFDFEGGLDPGPTHPTASVPVIQSLPDPEAGSAALNANNPSNAPVPAAEGIGGGRRSFRQTVCRHWLRSLCMKGDACGFLHQYDKSRMPVCRFFRLYGECREQDCVYKHTNEDIKECNMFKLGFCPNGPDCRYRHAKLPGPPPPVEEVLQKIQQLASYNYGNSNKFFQNRNTNYTQPTDKPHFQQGPNDTNQLEKINTTEDGSVHQQPQLGQQLQQLGGQAQLQNIPNGQQNQANRTATPLPQGTSRYFVVKSCNVENLELSAHQGVWATQRSNEAKLNEAFDSVENVILIFSVNKTRHFQGCAKMTSRIGGSVSGGNWKHAHGTAAHYGRNFSLKWLKLCELSFNKTRHLRNPYNENLPVKISRDCQELEPSIGEQLASLLYLEPDSDLMAVSLAAESKREEEMAKGVNLENGNENSDIVPFEDNEEEEEEESEEEDESPGQAFGVQGRGRSRGMMWPPQIPLARGARPFASVRGFPPNMLGGDGFSYRAMNPDGFPVPDIFGMAAPRGFGPYGPRFSGDFVGPAPGMMFPGRPSGGFGMVMGPRAPFMGIGAATMTRAGRTVGMPSFYPPPQSQLPQNSYRVNRDMRAPTSYRSENSDQVKGPEMVGSGGGPEDEGRHQQSGKTQQDDHFSAGNYRNDESSSEDEAPRRSKHGERKKKSRKWEADSTIISDEPIH